The proteins below come from a single Salvelinus alpinus chromosome 18, SLU_Salpinus.1, whole genome shotgun sequence genomic window:
- the depdc5 gene encoding GATOR1 complex protein DEPDC5 isoform X3, giving the protein MKNKTYKLVVHKKGFGGSDDELVVNPKVFPQVSLGDIIEIAHPTDEYSPLLLQVKSLKEDLQKETISVDQTVAQAFKLRAYQDVIVNIVDPKDVTLDLVELTFKDQYIGRGDMWRLKKSLVSTCAYVTQKVEFAGIRAQASELWVKGEKVTCGYISEDTRVVFRSTSAMVYIFIQMSCEMWDFDIYGDLYFEKAVSGFLSDLFAKWKERYCSHEVTVVLFSRTFYNAKTLEEFPDILRGSIRQDHEGRFYEDFYRVVAQTERRDEWTSLLVTIKKLFIQYPVLVRLKEAVGFPSGHNSTAAQGNYLEAINLSFNVFDKHYINRNFDRTGQMSVVITPGVGVFEVDRLLMILTKQRMIDNGIGVDLVCMGEQPLHAVPLFKLHNRTVPGDSRLGDDYNLPHWINHSFYTSKSQNSCSCFTPRIKLAGRKLHAEKFKNNKEHTLEAPKDENSLPIQVDYDAHDAQVFRLPGPSRAQRSTNFRVVREREVSGRRSWGSADVSGVLGGGVSPPVRSCGPDEQRSLASDDSLGRVSNILLIPRLPPAQYGEVSSSLGYTSTRELLEKMMESQRDSSAPGRFTVGSAESTLHVRPGGYTPQRALINPFAPSRMPMKLTSNRRRWMHTFPVGPSGEAIQIHHQTRQNMAELQGSEQRDPAHTSAELLELAYHEATGRRTASERRQAGENGLYSSGGMEEYTHGSPASSNSTGTPVNRGSSLEDFSSGSPDPTLLLSAPPTVPSFCCTVGVDWKSLTTPACLPLTTDYFPEWQTLQNDYTEGCYDLLPHTDLERRDDEAPVMSAPQVFEEFICQRLMQGYQIIVQPNKRKPQPAVAPPLSSSPLYTRGLVSRRRPEEEESLYWLSMGRTFHKVCLKDKIITVTRYLPKYPYESAQIQYTYSLCPPHSDAHFLSCWVEFGHERLEEYKWNYLDQYICSAGSEDFSLIDSLKFWRTRFLLLPAGGARRVADGEGHWDVYGEGVGTVAGREGMTGTGDWALLDGFIRFLEGLNRIRRRHRSDRIIRKGPAMKGLQVTGPLSAYPPEPVAPPLGKKGTSALSALLELEQNQKTLEEQQQQGKPSAATSESSTVTMTTTYVDSPRKDAAFILDFIRSPRSSYIYHSQVSTDPADGGATDKGGQVGAGVVATGGAAAQATGDTGPSLATETSGQSGTGALCLSSSSTLMEILEAIKHPTTGVQLLPEQKGLPPNCFISAEIVHWLVNNVEGVATQGMAVDIMQKMLDEGLVTHASGDAMRTFVYGFYFYRIVAEKDGERGPTSQLPPPVVQGWSTAALEDFALFQRKWFEVAFVLEERRPCDLPAFLLPWLPSRPASYATATVPEQKTVTLDVDVNNRSDRTEWCSCYYHGNFSLNAAFEVKLHWMAVTAAVLFEMVQGWHRKAASCGFLLVPVLEVPFALPSYLYGDPLRAQLFIPLHVHRLLRDSSDNLFEGFEPETYWDRMQLFQEAILYRFGFVQDKFSASAFNFPSENKPQYIHVTGTVFLQLPYSKRKYSSGQQRRRRNSTASASQGLFGSEELVGYYWAYNTMLTKAWRTGVLGDEKLADRLLRDFTDFCANKDKRLVNFWDSCQEKMNASAP; this is encoded by the exons ATGAAGAATAAAACATACAAACTTGTGGTGCACAAGAAAGGCTTTGGGGGCAGTG ATGATGAGCTGGTGGTGAACCCCAAGGTGTTCCCTCAAGTTTCCCTTGGGGACATAATTGAGATTGCACACCCCACAGATGAATACAG CCCTCTCTTGCTGCAAGTGAAGAGTCTCAAAGAAGACCTCCAGAAAG AGACAATCAGTGTGGACCAGACGGTGGCGCAAGCCTTCAAACTCCGGGCATACCAGGATGTCATTGTAAACATTGTGGATCCAAAG GATGTAACTCTGGACCTCGTAGAGCTCACGTTCAAAGACCAATACATTGGAAGGGGAGACATGTGGCGACTGAAGAAGAGTCTG GTGAGCACCTGTGCTTATGTGACCCAGAAAGTGGAATTTGCAGGGATCAG AGCCCAGGCCAGTGAGTTATGGGTGAAAGGAGAGAAGGTCACCTGTGGCTACATCAGTGAAGACACCAGG GTGGTGTTCAGGTCGACCTCTGCCATGGTGTACATCTTCATCCAGATGAGCTGCGAAATGTGGGACTTTGATATCTACG GGGATCTCTACTTTGAGAAAGCAGTCAGTGGTTTTTTGTCTGATCTTTTTGCCAAATGGAAG GAGAGGTATTGCAGCCATGAAGTGACAGTGGTGCTTTTCTCACGCACTTTCTACAACGCTAAAACCTTGG AGGAGTTTCCTGACATATTGAGAGGTTCCATCAGACAGGACCACGAGGGCCGTTTCTATGAAGATTTCTACAG GGTAGTGGCTCAGACTGAGAGACGTGATGAGTGGACCTCTCTACTGGTCACCATCAAGAAGCTCTTCATTCAGTATCCTGTCTTGGTGCGACTAAAAGAAGCGG TTGGTTTCCCCTCCGGCCATAACTCTACTGCTGCTCAGGGGAATTACCTTGAGGCCATTAACCTGTCTTTCAACG TCTTTGACAAGCACTACATAAACCGCAACTTTGACCGCACCGGTCAGATGTCTGTGGTCATCACCCCGGGGGTGGGCGTGTTTGAAGTGGACCGACTGCTCATGATCCTAACCAAGCAGCGCATGATTGACAATG GTATCGGTGTGGACTTGGTGTGTATGGGAGAGCAGCCACTTCATGCAGTGCCTCTATTTAAG CTGCACAACAGGACAGTGCCTGGAGACTCACGACTGGGGGATGACTACAACCTGCCCCACTGGATTAACCACAG CTTTTACACATCCAAAAGCCAGAACTCCTGCAGCTGCTTCACTCCTCGCATCAAGCTGGCAGGACGCAAG CTCCATGCAGAAAAATTCAAGAACAACAAAGAGCACA CTCTTGAGGCTCCGAAGGACGAGAACAGCCTTCCCATCCAGGTGGACTACGATGCCCATGATGCACAGGTGTTCAGACTCCCCGGGCCGTCCCGAGCCCAGAGGAGCACCAACTTCAG GGTGGTCCGAGAGAGGGAAGTGAGtggaaggagaagctgggggtcTGCGGATGTGAGTGGGGTTCTAGGGGGCGGTGTGTCCCCCCCTGTCCGCTCTTGTGGGCCTGACGAGCAGCGGAGCCTGGCCTCTGATGACAGCCTGGGCAGGGTGTCCAACATCCTGCTGATCCCCCGTCTGCCCCCAGCCCAGTACGGAGAGGTCAGCAGCTCCCTGGGCTACACCAGCACCAGAG agttgTTGGAGAAGATGATGGAATCTCAGCGGGACTCCAGTGCTCCGGGGAGGTTCACTGTGGGGAGTGCTGAGTCCACCCTCCATGTGCGCCCAGGGGGCTACACCCCTCAGAGGGCCCTCATTAACCCCTTCGCCCCCTCACGCATGCCCATGAAGCTCACCTCCAACCGCAGGCGCTGGATGCACACCTTCCCTGTGG GTCCGTCAGGAGAGGCCATCCAGATCCACCACCAGACCAGACAGAACATGGCTGAACTGCAGGGCAGCGAGCAGAGAGACCCCGCCCACACCTCCGCCGAGCTCCTGGAACTGGCCTATCACGAGGCCACTGGCAG ACGGACAGCCTCAGAGAGACGACAGGCAGGAGAAAATGGGCTGTACTCCagcggagggatggaggagtataCTCATGGCAGCCCAGCCAGCAGCAACagcactg GAACACCGGTAAACCGTGGCTCCTCGTTGGAGGACTTTTCCTCTGGCAGTCCGGATCCAA CCCTGCTGCTGTCTGCCCCCCCGACAGTGCCCAGCTTCTGTTGCACGGTGGGGGTAGACTGGAAATCTCTGACCacacctgcctgtctgcctctcaCCACCGACTACTTCCCTGAATGGCAGACCCTGCAGAACGACTACACTGAGGGCTGCTACGACCTGCTGCCACACACTGATCTGGAGAG gcgAGATGATGAGGCCCCGGTGATGAGTGCCCCTCAGGTGTTTGAGGAGTTTATCTGTCAGCGGCTGATGCAGGGCTACCAGATCATCGTCCAACCTAACAAGAGGAAACCCCAGCCTGCTGTGGCCCCGCCCCTCAGCAGTAGTCCACTCTACACCAGAG gGCTGGTCTCTCGGCGCAggccagaagaggaggagagtctGTACTGGCTCAGTATGGGCCGTACCTTCCATAAAGTTTGCCTGAAGGATAAAATCATCACTGTTACCCGCTACCTTCCGAA gtaccCGTATGAGTCGGCCCAGATCCAATACACCTACAGTCTGTGTCCCCCTCACTCTGACGCCCACTTCCTGTCCTGCTGGGTGGAGTTTGGTCACGAGAGACTGGAGGAGTACAAGTGGAACTACCTGGACCAGTACATCTGCTCTGCTGGCTCTGAGGACTTCAG TTTGATAGACTCTCTGAAGTTCTGGCGGACCCGCTTCCTGCTGCTGCCGGCCGGAGGGGCTAGACGTGTGGCGGACGGGGAGGGGCACTGGGACGTTTACGGGGAGGGAGTTGGCACAGTGGCGGGCAGAGAGGGCATGACGGGCACCGGGGACTGGGCCCTGCTGGATGGCTTCATCCGCTTCCTGGAGGGACTCAACCGCATCCGCAGACGCCACCGCTCTGACAGGATCATCAGG AAAGGACCGGCGATGAAGGGTTTGCaggtgactggtcctctctctgccTACCCTCCGGAGCCTGTAGCACCCCCTCTGGGCAAGAAAGGCACCTCCGCTTTATCAGCTCTCCTGGAGTTGGAGCAGAACCAAAA GACTCTAGAGGAGCAGCAACAACAGGGGAAACCCTCAGCTGCCACCAGTGAGTCATCCACTGTCACCATGACCACTACATATGTGGACAGCCCTCGCAAG GATGCTGCCTTCATTTTGGATTTTATACGTAGCCCTCGTTCCTCCTACATCTATCACTCACAG GTTTCTACAGATCCTGCTGATGGAGGGGCCACAGACAAAGGTGGtcaggtaggggctggggtggtggCGACCGGTGGGGCTGCAGCCCAGGCAACAGGGGATACAGGACCCAGCTTAGCCACAGAAACCAG TGGACAGTCTGGTACTGGAGCCTTATGTTTGTCCTCATCCTCCACCCTGATGGAAATACTAGAGGCCATCAAACACCCcac AACAGGTGTGCAGCTTCTACCTGAGCAGAAGGGCCTGCCCCCTAACTGCTTCATCAGTGCTGAGATTGTCCATTGGCTGGTCAACAACGTAGAGGGTGTGGCCACACAAGGCATGGCTGTCGACATCATGCAG AAGATGCTGGATGAGGGCCTGGTTACCCATGCATCGGGGGATGCCATGAGGACCTTTGTCTATGGCTTCTACTTCTACAGGATAGTGGCAGAGAAAGACGGCGAGCGAG GCCCTACATCCCAGCTGCCCCCTCCTGTGGTACAGGGCTGGTCAACGGCAGCCCTGGAGGACTTTGCCCTGTTTCAGAGGAAGTGGTTTGAGGTGGCTTTCGTCCTGGAGGAGCGTCGACCTTGTGACCTCCCGGCCTTCCTTCTGCCCTGGCTGCCCAGCCGGCCCGCCTCCTATGCAA CTGCCACTGTACCAGAGCAGAAGACAGTCACCTTGGATGTGGACGTTAACAATCGTAGCGACCGCACCGAGTGGTGCAGCTGCTATTACCATggcaacttctccctcaacgctGCCTTCGAGGTCAAGCTGCACTGGATGGCCGTCACTGCAGCTGTTCTCTTTGAGATG GTCCAAGGCTGGCACAGAAAGGCTGCCTCCTGTGGGTTCCTGTTGGTGCCCGTCCTGGAGGTGCCCTTTGCCCTACCCTCCTACCTATATGGTGACCCGCTGCGGGCCCAGCTCTTCATCCCTCTCCACGTCCACCGTCTGCTGAGGGACAGCAGCGACAACCTGTTTGAGG
- the depdc5 gene encoding GATOR1 complex protein DEPDC5 isoform X4 gives MKNKTYKLVVHKKGFGGSDDELVVNPKVFPQVSLGDIIEIAHPTDEYSPLLLQVKSLKEDLQKETISVDQTVAQAFKLRAYQDVIVNIVDPKDVTLDLVELTFKDQYIGRGDMWRLKKSLVSTCAYVTQKVEFAGIRAQASELWVKGEKVTCGYISEDTRVVFRSTSAMVYIFIQMSCEMWDFDIYGDLYFEKAVSGFLSDLFAKWKERYCSHEVTVVLFSRTFYNAKTLEEFPDILRGSIRQDHEGRFYEDFYRVVAQTERRDEWTSLLVTIKKLFIQYPVLVRLKEAVGFPSGHNSTAAQGNYLEAINLSFNVFDKHYINRNFDRTGQMSVVITPGVGVFEVDRLLMILTKQRMIDNGIGVDLVCMGEQPLHAVPLFKLHNRTVPGDSRLGDDYNLPHWINHSFYTSKSQNSCSCFTPRIKLAGRKLHAEKFKNNKEHTLEAPKDENSLPIQVDYDAHDAQVFRLPGPSRAQRSTNFRVVREREVSGRRSWGSADVSGVLGGGVSPPVRSCGPDEQRSLASDDSLGRVSNILLIPRLPPAQYGEVSSSLGYTSTRELLEKMMESQRDSSAPGRFTVGSAESTLHVRPGGYTPQRALINPFAPSRMPMKLTSNRRRWMHTFPVGPSGEAIQIHHQTRQNMAELQGSEQRDPAHTSAELLELAYHEATGRRTASERRQAGENGLYSSGGMEEYTHGSPASSNSTGTPVNRGSSLEDFSSGSPDPTLLLSAPPTVPSFCCTVGVDWKSLTTPACLPLTTDYFPEWQTLQNDYTEGCYDLLPHTDLERRDDEAPVMSAPQVFEEFICQRLMQGYQIIVQPNKRKPQPAVAPPLSSSPLYTRGLVSRRRPEEEESLYWLSMGRTFHKVCLKDKIITVTRYLPKYPYESAQIQYTYSLCPPHSDAHFLSCWVEFGHERLEEYKWNYLDQYICSAGSEDFSLIDSLKFWRTRFLLLPAGGARRVADGEGHWDVYGEGVGTVAGREGMTGTGDWALLDGFIRFLEGLNRIRRRHRSDRIIRKGPAMKGLQVTGPLSAYPPEPVAPPLGKKGTSALSALLELEQNQKTLEEQQQQGKPSAATSESSTVTMTTTYVDSPRKVSTDPADGGATDKGGQVGAGVVATGGAAAQATGDTGPSLATETSGQSGTGALCLSSSSTLMEILEAIKHPTTGVQLLPEQKGLPPNCFISAEIVHWLVNNVEGVATQGMAVDIMQKMLDEGLVTHASGDAMRTFVYGFYFYRIVAEKDGERGPTSQLPPPVVQGWSTAALEDFALFQRKWFEVAFVLEERRPCDLPAFLLPWLPSRPASYASRHSSFSRSFGGRSQAAALLAATVPEQKTVTLDVDVNNRSDRTEWCSCYYHGNFSLNAAFEVKLHWMAVTAAVLFEMVQGWHRKAASCGFLLVPVLEVPFALPSYLYGDPLRAQLFIPLHVHRLLRDSSDNLFEGFEPETYWDRMQLFQEAILYRFGFVQDKFSASAFNFPSENKPQYIHVTGTVFLQLPYSKRKYSSGQQRRRRNSTASASQGLFGSEELVGYYWAYNTMLTKAWRTGVLGDEKLADRLLRDFTDFCANKDKRLVNFWDSCQEKMNASAP, from the exons ATGAAGAATAAAACATACAAACTTGTGGTGCACAAGAAAGGCTTTGGGGGCAGTG ATGATGAGCTGGTGGTGAACCCCAAGGTGTTCCCTCAAGTTTCCCTTGGGGACATAATTGAGATTGCACACCCCACAGATGAATACAG CCCTCTCTTGCTGCAAGTGAAGAGTCTCAAAGAAGACCTCCAGAAAG AGACAATCAGTGTGGACCAGACGGTGGCGCAAGCCTTCAAACTCCGGGCATACCAGGATGTCATTGTAAACATTGTGGATCCAAAG GATGTAACTCTGGACCTCGTAGAGCTCACGTTCAAAGACCAATACATTGGAAGGGGAGACATGTGGCGACTGAAGAAGAGTCTG GTGAGCACCTGTGCTTATGTGACCCAGAAAGTGGAATTTGCAGGGATCAG AGCCCAGGCCAGTGAGTTATGGGTGAAAGGAGAGAAGGTCACCTGTGGCTACATCAGTGAAGACACCAGG GTGGTGTTCAGGTCGACCTCTGCCATGGTGTACATCTTCATCCAGATGAGCTGCGAAATGTGGGACTTTGATATCTACG GGGATCTCTACTTTGAGAAAGCAGTCAGTGGTTTTTTGTCTGATCTTTTTGCCAAATGGAAG GAGAGGTATTGCAGCCATGAAGTGACAGTGGTGCTTTTCTCACGCACTTTCTACAACGCTAAAACCTTGG AGGAGTTTCCTGACATATTGAGAGGTTCCATCAGACAGGACCACGAGGGCCGTTTCTATGAAGATTTCTACAG GGTAGTGGCTCAGACTGAGAGACGTGATGAGTGGACCTCTCTACTGGTCACCATCAAGAAGCTCTTCATTCAGTATCCTGTCTTGGTGCGACTAAAAGAAGCGG TTGGTTTCCCCTCCGGCCATAACTCTACTGCTGCTCAGGGGAATTACCTTGAGGCCATTAACCTGTCTTTCAACG TCTTTGACAAGCACTACATAAACCGCAACTTTGACCGCACCGGTCAGATGTCTGTGGTCATCACCCCGGGGGTGGGCGTGTTTGAAGTGGACCGACTGCTCATGATCCTAACCAAGCAGCGCATGATTGACAATG GTATCGGTGTGGACTTGGTGTGTATGGGAGAGCAGCCACTTCATGCAGTGCCTCTATTTAAG CTGCACAACAGGACAGTGCCTGGAGACTCACGACTGGGGGATGACTACAACCTGCCCCACTGGATTAACCACAG CTTTTACACATCCAAAAGCCAGAACTCCTGCAGCTGCTTCACTCCTCGCATCAAGCTGGCAGGACGCAAG CTCCATGCAGAAAAATTCAAGAACAACAAAGAGCACA CTCTTGAGGCTCCGAAGGACGAGAACAGCCTTCCCATCCAGGTGGACTACGATGCCCATGATGCACAGGTGTTCAGACTCCCCGGGCCGTCCCGAGCCCAGAGGAGCACCAACTTCAG GGTGGTCCGAGAGAGGGAAGTGAGtggaaggagaagctgggggtcTGCGGATGTGAGTGGGGTTCTAGGGGGCGGTGTGTCCCCCCCTGTCCGCTCTTGTGGGCCTGACGAGCAGCGGAGCCTGGCCTCTGATGACAGCCTGGGCAGGGTGTCCAACATCCTGCTGATCCCCCGTCTGCCCCCAGCCCAGTACGGAGAGGTCAGCAGCTCCCTGGGCTACACCAGCACCAGAG agttgTTGGAGAAGATGATGGAATCTCAGCGGGACTCCAGTGCTCCGGGGAGGTTCACTGTGGGGAGTGCTGAGTCCACCCTCCATGTGCGCCCAGGGGGCTACACCCCTCAGAGGGCCCTCATTAACCCCTTCGCCCCCTCACGCATGCCCATGAAGCTCACCTCCAACCGCAGGCGCTGGATGCACACCTTCCCTGTGG GTCCGTCAGGAGAGGCCATCCAGATCCACCACCAGACCAGACAGAACATGGCTGAACTGCAGGGCAGCGAGCAGAGAGACCCCGCCCACACCTCCGCCGAGCTCCTGGAACTGGCCTATCACGAGGCCACTGGCAG ACGGACAGCCTCAGAGAGACGACAGGCAGGAGAAAATGGGCTGTACTCCagcggagggatggaggagtataCTCATGGCAGCCCAGCCAGCAGCAACagcactg GAACACCGGTAAACCGTGGCTCCTCGTTGGAGGACTTTTCCTCTGGCAGTCCGGATCCAA CCCTGCTGCTGTCTGCCCCCCCGACAGTGCCCAGCTTCTGTTGCACGGTGGGGGTAGACTGGAAATCTCTGACCacacctgcctgtctgcctctcaCCACCGACTACTTCCCTGAATGGCAGACCCTGCAGAACGACTACACTGAGGGCTGCTACGACCTGCTGCCACACACTGATCTGGAGAG gcgAGATGATGAGGCCCCGGTGATGAGTGCCCCTCAGGTGTTTGAGGAGTTTATCTGTCAGCGGCTGATGCAGGGCTACCAGATCATCGTCCAACCTAACAAGAGGAAACCCCAGCCTGCTGTGGCCCCGCCCCTCAGCAGTAGTCCACTCTACACCAGAG gGCTGGTCTCTCGGCGCAggccagaagaggaggagagtctGTACTGGCTCAGTATGGGCCGTACCTTCCATAAAGTTTGCCTGAAGGATAAAATCATCACTGTTACCCGCTACCTTCCGAA gtaccCGTATGAGTCGGCCCAGATCCAATACACCTACAGTCTGTGTCCCCCTCACTCTGACGCCCACTTCCTGTCCTGCTGGGTGGAGTTTGGTCACGAGAGACTGGAGGAGTACAAGTGGAACTACCTGGACCAGTACATCTGCTCTGCTGGCTCTGAGGACTTCAG TTTGATAGACTCTCTGAAGTTCTGGCGGACCCGCTTCCTGCTGCTGCCGGCCGGAGGGGCTAGACGTGTGGCGGACGGGGAGGGGCACTGGGACGTTTACGGGGAGGGAGTTGGCACAGTGGCGGGCAGAGAGGGCATGACGGGCACCGGGGACTGGGCCCTGCTGGATGGCTTCATCCGCTTCCTGGAGGGACTCAACCGCATCCGCAGACGCCACCGCTCTGACAGGATCATCAGG AAAGGACCGGCGATGAAGGGTTTGCaggtgactggtcctctctctgccTACCCTCCGGAGCCTGTAGCACCCCCTCTGGGCAAGAAAGGCACCTCCGCTTTATCAGCTCTCCTGGAGTTGGAGCAGAACCAAAA GACTCTAGAGGAGCAGCAACAACAGGGGAAACCCTCAGCTGCCACCAGTGAGTCATCCACTGTCACCATGACCACTACATATGTGGACAGCCCTCGCAAG GTTTCTACAGATCCTGCTGATGGAGGGGCCACAGACAAAGGTGGtcaggtaggggctggggtggtggCGACCGGTGGGGCTGCAGCCCAGGCAACAGGGGATACAGGACCCAGCTTAGCCACAGAAACCAG TGGACAGTCTGGTACTGGAGCCTTATGTTTGTCCTCATCCTCCACCCTGATGGAAATACTAGAGGCCATCAAACACCCcac AACAGGTGTGCAGCTTCTACCTGAGCAGAAGGGCCTGCCCCCTAACTGCTTCATCAGTGCTGAGATTGTCCATTGGCTGGTCAACAACGTAGAGGGTGTGGCCACACAAGGCATGGCTGTCGACATCATGCAG AAGATGCTGGATGAGGGCCTGGTTACCCATGCATCGGGGGATGCCATGAGGACCTTTGTCTATGGCTTCTACTTCTACAGGATAGTGGCAGAGAAAGACGGCGAGCGAG GCCCTACATCCCAGCTGCCCCCTCCTGTGGTACAGGGCTGGTCAACGGCAGCCCTGGAGGACTTTGCCCTGTTTCAGAGGAAGTGGTTTGAGGTGGCTTTCGTCCTGGAGGAGCGTCGACCTTGTGACCTCCCGGCCTTCCTTCTGCCCTGGCTGCCCAGCCGGCCCGCCTCCTATGCAAGTAGGCACAGCTCCTTCAGCCGCAGCTTTGGAGGACGCAGCCAGGCCGCAGCACTGCTAG CTGCCACTGTACCAGAGCAGAAGACAGTCACCTTGGATGTGGACGTTAACAATCGTAGCGACCGCACCGAGTGGTGCAGCTGCTATTACCATggcaacttctccctcaacgctGCCTTCGAGGTCAAGCTGCACTGGATGGCCGTCACTGCAGCTGTTCTCTTTGAGATG GTCCAAGGCTGGCACAGAAAGGCTGCCTCCTGTGGGTTCCTGTTGGTGCCCGTCCTGGAGGTGCCCTTTGCCCTACCCTCCTACCTATATGGTGACCCGCTGCGGGCCCAGCTCTTCATCCCTCTCCACGTCCACCGTCTGCTGAGGGACAGCAGCGACAACCTGTTTGAGG